A genomic stretch from Pseudomonas mendocina includes:
- a CDS encoding FAD-binding oxidoreductase, giving the protein MSGRVHQPVHTHQHAASYYAATANQQLGFPALRGEVRADVCIVGGGFSGLNTAIELARKGLSVVLVEARKVGWGASGRNGGQLIRGVGHGVEQFENVIGSDGVRQIKLMGLEAVELVRQRVAEFNIDCDLTWGYCDLANKPSHLEGFAEDMAELKQLGYRHEMRLLQPDQVHEVVGSNQYVGGMIDMGSGHLHPLNLALGEAVAAQNLGVQLFEDSAVTRIEYGPQVSVHTAQGVVRAANLVLACNAYLNGLDPTIGGKVLPAGSYVIATEPLSEAEAKSLIPQNMALCDQRVALDYYRLSADRRLLFGGACHYSGRDPADIAAYMRPKMLKVFPQLAKKRIDFQWGGMIGIGANRLPQIGRLPQHPNVYFAQAYAGHGVNATHLAGKLLGEAISGQLGGGFDLFAKVPHITFPGGKHLRSPLLALGMLWHRLKELV; this is encoded by the coding sequence ATGAGCGGCCGCGTTCACCAGCCCGTGCACACCCATCAGCACGCAGCGTCTTACTACGCTGCAACCGCTAACCAGCAACTTGGGTTCCCAGCCCTCCGTGGGGAGGTTCGCGCTGATGTGTGCATTGTCGGTGGCGGCTTCTCTGGCCTGAACACGGCCATTGAGCTGGCGCGAAAAGGTCTCTCGGTTGTGTTGGTTGAGGCCCGGAAAGTGGGGTGGGGTGCCAGCGGACGCAATGGTGGTCAGCTTATTCGCGGCGTCGGCCATGGTGTCGAGCAGTTTGAAAACGTCATCGGCAGCGATGGGGTGCGCCAAATTAAGTTGATGGGGCTGGAAGCCGTCGAGCTGGTGCGCCAGCGCGTGGCCGAATTCAACATCGACTGCGACCTGACTTGGGGCTACTGCGACTTAGCCAACAAGCCCAGCCACCTCGAAGGTTTTGCTGAGGATATGGCTGAACTCAAGCAGTTGGGTTACCGCCACGAAATGCGCCTGCTACAACCCGACCAAGTACACGAAGTCGTGGGTTCCAATCAGTATGTTGGTGGCATGATCGACATGGGTTCTGGCCACCTGCACCCGCTCAACCTTGCTTTGGGTGAAGCGGTTGCCGCACAGAATCTGGGCGTACAACTGTTTGAAGATTCCGCTGTAACCCGTATCGAATACGGCCCACAAGTGAGCGTTCATACTGCTCAAGGGGTGGTTCGCGCGGCCAATCTGGTACTGGCCTGCAACGCCTACCTGAACGGCCTAGACCCGACTATTGGTGGCAAGGTACTGCCAGCGGGCAGCTATGTGATCGCCACCGAACCGCTCAGCGAAGCGGAAGCCAAATCCTTGATCCCGCAAAACATGGCCCTGTGTGATCAGCGCGTCGCGCTGGACTACTACCGCCTTTCAGCTGACCGCCGCCTACTGTTCGGTGGCGCCTGCCATTATTCAGGGCGTGACCCGGCTGACATCGCGGCGTATATGCGGCCGAAAATGCTCAAGGTGTTCCCGCAGCTGGCCAAAAAACGCATCGACTTCCAGTGGGGCGGCATGATCGGGATCGGCGCCAACCGCCTGCCGCAAATCGGTCGCTTACCACAACACCCGAATGTCTATTTCGCCCAGGCCTACGCTGGGCATGGCGTAAATGCCACGCACCTGGCAGGCAAACTACTGGGTGAAGCCATCAGCGGCCAGCTGGGGGGCGGTTTCGATCTGTTCGCTAAAGTGCCACATATCACCTTCCCCGGCGGCAAACACCTACGTTCGCCACTGTTGGCGTTGGGCATGCTCTGGCACCGCCTGAAAGAGCTGGTGTAA
- a CDS encoding RidA family protein, translating into MSVQRLRTEARFSEIVIHNNTVYLAGQLADDYSGDIVQQTQETLANIDRFLAEAGSDKSKILSVTIFLKDMERDYYGLNQVWDAWVAPGAAPARACVEAKMYKPEVLVEMTVVAAQ; encoded by the coding sequence ATGTCAGTTCAGCGCCTGCGCACTGAAGCTCGTTTCAGCGAAATCGTCATCCACAACAACACCGTTTACCTGGCGGGTCAGCTGGCGGATGATTACAGCGGCGATATCGTGCAGCAAACCCAGGAAACCCTGGCCAACATTGATCGCTTTCTGGCTGAGGCCGGTAGCGATAAGTCGAAGATTCTCTCCGTCACTATCTTTCTAAAAGATATGGAGCGTGACTACTACGGGCTTAATCAGGTTTGGGATGCTTGGGTTGCTCCGGGAGCAGCCCCGGCCCGAGCCTGTGTCGAAGCCAAAATGTATAAGCCTGAAGTGCTGGTTGAAATGACAGTGGTGGCTGCTCAGTAA
- the dadA gene encoding D-amino acid dehydrogenase yields the protein MRVLVLGSGVIGTASAYYLARQGFEVVVVDRQQAPAMETSFANAGQVSPGYASPWAAPGVPLKAIKWLLEKHAPLAIKATGDVDQYLWMAQMLRNCTASRYAVNKERMVRLSEYSRDCLDELRAETGITYEGRMLGTTQLFRTQAQLDNAAKDIAVLEQSGVPYELLDRAGIARVEPALASVTDKLAGALRLPNDQTGDCQMFTTKLAEMARNLGVEFRFGQNIQRLDAVGNRLNGVWIDGKLETADQYVLALGSYSPQMLKPLGIKAPVYPLKGYSLTVPITNPDMAPTSTILDETYKVAITRFDNRIRVGGMAEIAGFDLSLNPRRRETLEMITGDLYPQGGDLSRAEFWTGLRPATPDGTPIVGATPISNLYLNTGHGTLGWTMACGSGRLLADLMAKKRPQISAEGLDISRYNNSSESSKHVSSAPAH from the coding sequence ATGCGTGTTTTGGTTCTCGGTAGTGGTGTGATCGGCACTGCCAGTGCGTACTACCTGGCTCGGCAAGGTTTTGAAGTCGTTGTGGTGGACCGTCAGCAGGCGCCTGCTATGGAAACCAGCTTCGCCAACGCAGGTCAGGTTTCGCCCGGCTACGCCTCGCCGTGGGCTGCCCCTGGCGTTCCCTTGAAGGCTATCAAGTGGCTGCTGGAGAAGCACGCTCCATTGGCCATCAAAGCGACCGGTGATGTCGATCAGTACCTGTGGATGGCGCAGATGTTGCGCAACTGCACCGCAAGCCGTTACGCCGTGAACAAAGAGCGCATGGTGCGACTGTCTGAGTACAGCCGTGATTGCCTGGATGAGCTGCGTGCTGAAACAGGTATCACCTATGAAGGCCGCATGCTGGGCACTACTCAGCTGTTCCGCACCCAGGCACAACTGGATAATGCTGCGAAGGACATTGCTGTTCTGGAGCAATCAGGTGTTCCTTACGAGTTGCTGGATCGCGCTGGCATTGCCCGTGTTGAGCCGGCCTTGGCTTCAGTCACTGATAAGCTCGCGGGTGCCCTGCGTCTGCCTAACGACCAGACCGGCGATTGCCAAATGTTCACCACCAAACTGGCTGAAATGGCCCGGAATCTTGGTGTTGAGTTCCGCTTCGGGCAAAACATTCAGCGCTTGGATGCGGTGGGTAACCGCCTCAATGGCGTGTGGATCGACGGTAAGCTAGAAACCGCCGATCAGTATGTGCTCGCGCTGGGCAGCTACAGCCCGCAAATGCTCAAGCCGCTGGGGATCAAGGCGCCAGTTTATCCGCTGAAGGGCTACTCCCTGACCGTGCCAATCACCAATCCAGATATGGCGCCGACCTCAACCATTTTGGATGAAACCTATAAAGTAGCGATCACCCGCTTCGACAACCGCATTCGTGTTGGCGGCATGGCGGAAATTGCTGGATTTGATCTGAGCCTCAATCCACGTCGCCGTGAAACGCTGGAAATGATCACTGGTGATCTCTACCCGCAGGGTGGTGATCTGTCTCGTGCTGAGTTCTGGACAGGGCTGCGTCCTGCTACACCGGACGGCACCCCAATTGTTGGCGCAACTCCGATCAGCAACTTGTACCTCAATACCGGGCATGGAACGCTGGGCTGGACCATGGCCTGTGGCTCTGGTCGCCTGTTGGCTGATCTGATGGCGAAAAAACGTCCACAGATCAGCGCTGAGGGTTTAGATATTTCCCGTTATAACAATTCTTCAGAGAGTTCCAAGCATGTCAGTTCAGCGCCTGCGCACTGA
- a CDS encoding cupin domain-containing protein yields the protein MDVGVRLQSIRKLKGLSQRELAKRAGVTNSTISMIEKNSVSPSISSLKKVLGGIPMSLVEFFSLDVEQESQTQVVYRAAELTDICSGAITMKLVGKAHPSRAIAFLDETYPPGADTGDEMYAHDGEEAGMLMEGKLELTVGSEVFILEPGDSYYFESTRPHRFRNPFDLPARLISATTPANF from the coding sequence TTGGACGTCGGCGTTCGACTGCAATCCATCCGCAAGCTCAAAGGTCTTTCCCAGCGTGAACTCGCCAAGCGTGCGGGTGTCACCAATAGCACTATTTCCATGATTGAAAAGAACAGCGTCAGCCCTTCGATCAGTTCGCTGAAGAAGGTGCTTGGGGGAATCCCTATGTCGCTGGTGGAGTTCTTTTCTCTGGATGTCGAGCAGGAAAGTCAGACTCAGGTGGTCTACCGGGCGGCCGAACTGACGGATATATGCAGTGGCGCGATTACCATGAAGCTAGTGGGCAAGGCGCATCCAAGTCGGGCGATTGCCTTCCTTGATGAAACCTATCCGCCAGGTGCCGACACGGGTGATGAGATGTACGCCCACGATGGTGAAGAGGCCGGTATGCTGATGGAGGGTAAGCTGGAACTGACAGTCGGATCCGAGGTGTTTATCCTTGAGCCCGGCGACAGCTACTATTTCGAAAGCACCAGGCCACATCGCTTCCGTAACCCGTTTGATCTGCCTGCACGGCTGATTAGCGCCACAACGCCGGCGAATTTCTAA
- a CDS encoding PLP-dependent aminotransferase family protein — MTLYINLAEQLSTRIEKGLYRPGDRLPSVRALSQEHGVSLSTVQQAYRHLEDLGLASPKPKSGYFVPFNRTPAQLPNISRAAQRPVDISQWDHVLDLVSLAPDDGILQLGRGMPDISSPTLKPLLRSLSRLSRRQQTKDLGYGSLKGHQALREQLSRLMLDSGSQIPADEIIVTSGCHEALSVAFRSLCKAGDIVAVDSPSFHGVMQALKGFDIKALELPTDPLTGISLDALELALEQWPIKVIQLTPSCNNPLGYIMPDTHKRRLLALAQRHDVAIIEDDVYGDLAYSYPRPRSIKSFDEDGRVVLCSSVSKTLAPGIRIGWIAPGRYLPVVLHQKYISSGMTAQLPQEALADYLKSGHYQPHLRRMRSQYAGNRDVMIEWIRRYLPEQTRLSQPHGGFMLWLELAEDFDSQRLNRLLLPHKLIISPGSIFSAAGKFRNCLRINYAQKPTAQLEHAIQLLGQCIQQLMSESL; from the coding sequence ATGACGCTCTATATCAATCTGGCCGAGCAACTCAGCACACGCATTGAAAAGGGGCTGTACCGGCCGGGCGACCGTCTGCCCTCTGTCCGTGCCCTAAGCCAAGAGCACGGCGTCAGCCTGAGCACCGTACAGCAGGCATACCGGCACCTTGAAGACCTTGGCTTGGCCTCGCCTAAACCCAAGTCTGGTTATTTTGTGCCGTTCAACCGCACACCTGCGCAATTACCCAATATCAGCCGGGCAGCACAACGACCTGTGGATATCTCCCAGTGGGATCATGTGCTGGACCTAGTCAGCCTGGCCCCAGACGACGGCATTCTGCAACTGGGCCGGGGCATGCCGGATATCAGCAGCCCCACCCTGAAGCCCCTGCTACGCAGCTTGTCTCGCCTGAGCCGACGCCAGCAGACCAAAGACCTCGGCTACGGCAGCCTGAAGGGCCATCAGGCACTACGGGAGCAGTTATCACGGCTGATGCTCGACTCCGGCAGCCAAATTCCTGCCGATGAAATCATCGTTACCAGCGGCTGCCACGAAGCGCTCTCGGTCGCCTTTCGCTCTCTGTGCAAAGCAGGTGATATCGTCGCGGTGGACTCCCCCAGCTTCCACGGCGTCATGCAGGCGCTTAAAGGCTTTGACATCAAGGCCCTGGAACTGCCCACCGACCCACTGACCGGCATCAGCCTGGATGCACTGGAGCTGGCACTGGAACAGTGGCCGATCAAAGTGATTCAGCTCACACCCAGCTGCAATAATCCGCTTGGATACATCATGCCGGACACCCACAAGCGCCGACTGCTGGCCCTTGCCCAGCGCCACGACGTGGCGATTATCGAAGATGATGTGTATGGCGATCTGGCGTACAGCTACCCACGCCCACGTTCAATTAAATCCTTCGATGAGGATGGCCGCGTAGTCCTGTGCAGCTCGGTCTCGAAGACATTGGCGCCCGGCATCCGTATTGGCTGGATCGCACCGGGGCGATACCTGCCCGTCGTTCTGCACCAAAAATACATTTCCAGCGGCATGACCGCGCAGCTGCCACAGGAAGCCCTGGCGGACTACTTAAAAAGCGGCCATTACCAGCCACATCTACGGCGCATGCGTAGCCAGTACGCCGGCAACCGCGATGTGATGATTGAATGGATCAGACGCTATCTACCGGAACAAACCCGCCTCAGCCAGCCCCATGGTGGTTTCATGCTGTGGCTCGAGCTAGCCGAAGACTTCGATAGCCAACGCCTCAATCGCCTGCTGCTGCCGCACAAGCTGATCATCTCCCCCGGCAGCATCTTTTCCGCCGCCGGCAAGTTCCGTAATTGCCTGCGCATTAACTACGCACAAAAACCCACTGCGCAGCTGGAACACGCCATACAACTGCTGGGGCAGTGCATCCAGCAGTTGATGAGCGAATCCCTTTAA
- the rep gene encoding DNA helicase Rep: MSRLNPRQQEAVNYVGGPLLVLAGAGSGKTSVITRKIAHLVQNCGIAARHIVAMTFTNKAAREMKERVGTLLKGAEGRGLTVSTFHNLGMNIIRKEYARLGYKPGFSIFDDGDIKALLSDIMQKEYSGDDGIDEIKNYIGAWKNDLILPDEAISKARNPKEQTAAIVYLHYQRTLKAYNAVDFDDLILLPVKLFQEHADILEKWQNRIRYLLVDEYQDTNASQYLLVKLLVGMRNQFTVVGDDDQSIYAWRGARPENLMLLKEDYPSLKVVMLEQNYRSTSRILKCANVLIANNPHAFEKQLWSEMGVGDEIRVIRCRNEDAECERVALEILTLHMRTQRPYSDFAILYRGNYQAKLMELKLQHHQIPYRLSGGTSFFARQEVKDLMSYFRLLVNPDDDNAFLRVINVPRREIGSATLEKLGNYASERNISMYAAAGEMGLSQVLDARYTDRLNRFTRWMDRIRQECAQNDPIAAIRSMVMDIDYENWLRQNASNDKVADARMGNVWFLVDALKNTLERDEDGDMTIEDAIGKLVLRDMLERQQEEEEGADGVQMLTLHASKGLEFPYVFIIGMEEEILPHRSSIEADTIEEERRLAYVGITRARQNLVMTFAAKRKQYGEIMDCLPSRFLDELPPEDLQWEGLEDAPQEVKTARGNDALANMRAMLKR, translated from the coding sequence ATGTCCCGACTGAACCCCCGGCAGCAGGAAGCCGTGAACTATGTCGGCGGCCCGCTTCTGGTGCTCGCCGGCGCAGGCTCCGGCAAAACCAGCGTAATTACCCGCAAAATCGCCCATTTGGTGCAGAACTGCGGCATAGCGGCCCGCCACATCGTTGCCATGACCTTTACCAATAAGGCGGCCCGGGAAATGAAGGAGCGGGTCGGCACGCTGCTTAAAGGTGCAGAAGGACGCGGGCTGACCGTCTCAACCTTCCACAACTTGGGGATGAACATCATCCGCAAGGAATACGCACGTCTGGGCTACAAACCCGGCTTCTCGATCTTCGATGACGGCGATATCAAAGCCTTGCTCTCGGACATCATGCAGAAAGAGTATTCCGGCGACGACGGCATCGACGAGATCAAAAACTACATCGGTGCCTGGAAGAACGACCTGATTCTGCCCGATGAAGCCATCAGCAAGGCGCGCAACCCCAAAGAACAAACTGCCGCCATCGTCTACCTGCACTATCAGCGCACGCTTAAAGCCTACAACGCGGTGGACTTTGACGACCTGATCCTGCTGCCGGTGAAGCTCTTTCAAGAACATGCCGACATTCTGGAAAAGTGGCAGAACCGCATCCGCTACCTGCTGGTGGACGAATATCAGGACACCAACGCCAGCCAGTACTTACTGGTCAAACTTCTGGTGGGCATGCGCAACCAGTTCACCGTGGTGGGCGACGACGATCAATCTATCTACGCTTGGCGTGGCGCCCGCCCCGAAAACCTGATGCTGCTCAAGGAAGACTATCCCTCCTTGAAGGTGGTCATGCTGGAGCAAAACTACCGCTCCACCAGCCGCATCCTCAAATGCGCCAACGTGTTGATCGCCAACAACCCCCACGCCTTCGAGAAGCAACTGTGGTCGGAGATGGGCGTGGGCGATGAAATCCGCGTAATCCGTTGCCGCAACGAAGATGCCGAGTGCGAACGGGTCGCCCTGGAAATCCTCACGCTGCACATGCGCACGCAGCGCCCATACAGCGACTTTGCCATCCTCTATCGGGGGAACTATCAGGCCAAACTGATGGAGCTGAAATTGCAGCATCATCAGATTCCTTATCGCTTATCCGGCGGCACCAGCTTCTTCGCCCGCCAGGAAGTGAAAGACCTGATGAGCTACTTCCGCCTGCTGGTAAACCCGGATGACGACAACGCCTTCCTGCGCGTCATTAACGTGCCACGGCGGGAAATCGGCTCTGCGACGCTGGAAAAACTCGGCAACTACGCCTCCGAACGCAACATCAGCATGTACGCTGCAGCGGGAGAAATGGGGCTGAGCCAAGTGCTGGACGCCCGTTACACCGACCGCCTGAACCGCTTTACCCGCTGGATGGACCGCATTCGCCAGGAGTGCGCGCAGAACGATCCAATTGCCGCCATCCGCAGCATGGTGATGGACATCGACTACGAAAACTGGCTGCGCCAGAACGCTTCCAACGACAAGGTCGCTGACGCACGCATGGGCAACGTCTGGTTCCTCGTCGATGCCCTGAAGAACACCCTTGAGCGCGACGAAGATGGCGACATGACCATCGAAGACGCCATCGGCAAGCTGGTACTGCGCGACATGCTTGAGCGTCAGCAGGAAGAGGAAGAAGGCGCCGACGGCGTGCAGATGCTGACTCTGCATGCCTCTAAAGGTCTGGAGTTCCCCTACGTGTTCATCATCGGCATGGAAGAGGAAATCCTCCCGCACCGCTCCAGCATCGAAGCCGACACCATCGAAGAAGAGCGCCGCCTGGCCTATGTCGGCATCACCCGCGCACGACAAAACCTGGTGATGACCTTTGCCGCCAAGCGCAAGCAATACGGCGAGATCATGGACTGCCTGCCAAGCCGTTTCCTCGACGAACTGCCGCCTGAAGACTTGCAATGGGAAGGCCTTGAGGACGCTCCACAAGAAGTGAAAACCGCACGCGGTAACGACGCTCTAGCCAACATGCGGGCCATGCTCAAACGCTAG
- a CDS encoding Lrp/AsnC ligand binding domain-containing protein: MRTQHQSKRELDKIDRNILRILQEDGRISFTELGDRVGLSTTPCTERVRRLEREGIIMGYHARLNPQNLKASLLVFVEISLDYKSGDTFEEFRRAVLKLPHVLECHLVSGDFDYLVKARINEMASYRKLLGDILLKLPHVRESKSYIVMEEVKETLSLPIAD; encoded by the coding sequence TTGCGTACTCAACATCAGAGCAAACGTGAACTGGACAAGATTGACCGTAATATCCTGCGAATCCTGCAGGAGGACGGGCGTATCAGCTTTACCGAACTGGGTGATCGTGTAGGCCTTTCCACCACTCCCTGCACCGAGCGGGTCCGCCGCCTGGAGCGCGAAGGCATCATCATGGGCTACCACGCCCGCCTGAACCCGCAAAACCTTAAAGCCAGCCTGCTGGTGTTTGTCGAAATCAGCCTGGACTACAAGTCCGGCGATACCTTCGAAGAATTCCGCCGCGCCGTGCTGAAGCTACCGCACGTTCTGGAATGCCATCTGGTATCCGGGGATTTCGACTACTTGGTAAAAGCCCGAATCAACGAGATGGCCAGTTATCGCAAGTTGCTCGGCGACATCCTGCTTAAGCTACCTCATGTGCGTGAGTCGAAAAGCTATATCGTGATGGAAGAGGTAAAAGAGACCCTTAGCCTGCCAATTGCAGACTAA
- a CDS encoding MFS transporter: protein MRWGTYFAVCAAVISIGLALGVTMPLVSLRLEEWGYSSFAIGVMAATPAVGVLLGATLAGRLAAWLGTVRLMQACLLFGALSVISMALIQHYVVWLVLRLVLGIGLTVVFVLGESWINQLAVEKWRGRLVALYGTGYALSYLCGPLLLAAVGAEGDLGFWVGVGLLIGAAMLLLGRTGAPSVEAHSASARNLLTFCQRMPAIAWAVMLFAAFEAMVLTLMPIYGLRQGFTQEVALFMVSVVVVGDAALQLPIGWLADQMSRRRLFLICGVVLMLSSLAVPLSLHTPLIWPVLILFGATAGSLFTISLILIGERFRDDQLVQANAHISQLWGLGCLVGPLLTGAVTQWVSGHALPLMMALGAAGFVVLAWRGKGL, encoded by the coding sequence ATGCGTTGGGGTACATACTTTGCAGTCTGCGCAGCAGTAATCAGTATCGGTCTGGCACTGGGCGTAACTATGCCGCTGGTGTCATTACGCCTGGAGGAGTGGGGCTACAGCTCCTTCGCTATTGGCGTAATGGCGGCTACACCTGCGGTGGGCGTTTTGTTGGGCGCCACACTGGCAGGGCGTCTGGCGGCTTGGTTAGGCACTGTGCGGCTGATGCAGGCGTGCCTGTTGTTTGGTGCGTTGTCCGTCATCAGCATGGCGCTGATTCAGCACTATGTGGTGTGGCTGGTGCTGCGGCTGGTGCTGGGTATTGGCCTGACGGTTGTCTTTGTGCTCGGTGAAAGCTGGATTAACCAGCTGGCGGTGGAAAAGTGGCGCGGGCGTTTAGTGGCGCTGTATGGCACGGGTTACGCGCTGAGCTATCTGTGTGGACCTTTGTTGCTGGCTGCGGTTGGGGCAGAAGGTGATCTGGGCTTCTGGGTCGGTGTGGGCCTGTTGATTGGGGCTGCCATGCTGTTGCTGGGGCGTACTGGCGCACCAAGCGTAGAGGCGCACAGTGCTTCGGCGCGTAATCTGCTGACGTTCTGCCAGCGTATGCCGGCGATTGCCTGGGCGGTGATGTTGTTTGCCGCATTTGAGGCGATGGTGCTGACGTTGATGCCGATTTACGGGCTGCGTCAGGGCTTCACTCAGGAAGTCGCACTGTTCATGGTCAGTGTGGTGGTGGTGGGTGATGCTGCGTTGCAGTTGCCGATTGGTTGGTTGGCCGATCAGATGTCCCGGCGTCGCTTGTTTCTTATCTGTGGCGTGGTGCTGATGTTGTCCAGCCTTGCGGTGCCGCTGAGCTTGCATACGCCTTTGATTTGGCCGGTACTGATCCTGTTTGGCGCGACTGCAGGCAGCCTGTTTACGATCTCACTGATTTTGATCGGTGAGCGCTTTCGTGATGATCAATTGGTCCAGGCGAACGCTCATATTTCCCAACTTTGGGGCCTTGGCTGCTTGGTCGGCCCGCTGCTGACGGGGGCGGTCACGCAGTGGGTCAGCGGCCATGCCCTGCCGCTGATGATGGCCTTAGGTGCTGCTGGATTTGTCGTGTTGGCTTGGCGCGGCAAGGGCTTGTAG
- the alr gene encoding alanine racemase, with the protein MRPARALIDLNALRHNYQLARESSGARALAVIKADAYGHGAVRCAQALQDIADGYAVACIEEALQLREAGIRGPILLLEGFFEAEELALIEQHEFWCVVHTQWQLEAIERSSVKAPLTVWLKMDSGMHRVGFHPEQYEGAYKRLQATGKVGKIVLMSHFSRADELDCARSEEAFEQARQALNAEVSLRNSPAILGWPQLFPQPQSNNWVRPGLMLYGATPFEVEHALASQLQPVMTVESKIISVRELPAGEPVGYGGKFVCERTTRVGVVAMGYADGYPRHAPTGTPVAVDGQLTRLIGRVSMDMLTVDLTDLPDAGVGSRVELWGKQVLASDVAMSAQTIPYQIFCNLRRVPLLYTDV; encoded by the coding sequence ATGCGTCCTGCCCGTGCCCTGATTGATTTAAATGCCTTACGACATAATTACCAGTTGGCCCGTGAAAGCTCCGGTGCCCGCGCCTTGGCTGTGATCAAGGCTGATGCCTATGGTCATGGCGCCGTACGCTGTGCCCAAGCCTTACAGGATATTGCCGACGGCTACGCTGTTGCCTGTATTGAGGAGGCTCTACAGCTGCGCGAGGCGGGGATCCGCGGTCCAATTTTGTTGCTGGAAGGCTTCTTTGAGGCCGAAGAGCTGGCGCTGATTGAACAGCATGAATTTTGGTGTGTTGTACACACTCAATGGCAGCTGGAGGCCATCGAGCGTAGTTCGGTCAAGGCTCCGCTGACTGTATGGCTGAAAATGGATAGCGGCATGCACCGCGTTGGTTTTCATCCTGAGCAATATGAGGGCGCGTATAAGCGTCTGCAGGCCACCGGTAAGGTGGGGAAAATCGTTTTGATGAGTCACTTCTCGCGTGCGGATGAGTTGGATTGTGCGCGCAGCGAAGAGGCTTTCGAACAGGCTCGCCAAGCACTCAATGCGGAGGTGAGCTTACGCAATTCACCGGCCATTCTGGGCTGGCCACAGCTGTTCCCGCAGCCGCAGAGTAACAACTGGGTTCGCCCAGGGCTGATGCTTTATGGTGCTACGCCATTTGAAGTTGAGCATGCACTGGCCAGCCAGCTTCAGCCAGTGATGACGGTTGAGTCGAAAATCATCAGCGTGCGTGAGCTTCCTGCCGGTGAGCCAGTGGGCTATGGCGGCAAGTTCGTTTGCGAGCGCACAACCCGTGTGGGCGTTGTCGCAATGGGCTATGCCGATGGTTACCCGCGCCATGCGCCAACCGGGACTCCGGTCGCGGTGGATGGTCAACTGACTCGCCTGATTGGGCGGGTGTCGATGGATATGCTGACGGTTGATCTGACTGATCTGCCCGACGCTGGCGTTGGCAGCCGTGTTGAGCTGTGGGGCAAGCAAGTTCTAGCCAGCGATGTGGCCATGTCTGCTCAGACCATTCCCTATCAGATATTCTGCAATCTGCGACGCGTTCCACTGCTTTATACCGACGTCTAG
- a CDS encoding YkgJ family cysteine cluster protein, whose protein sequence is MSCVSRKIDRLRLQIPSFACVPGCHDCCGPVTASSEEMSRLPVKTDAEHDAALAEYNCVHLGPNGCEVYDQRPLICRLFGTTESLPCPRGQRPEEWIEPAVERQVHQLIASTRQVLV, encoded by the coding sequence ATGAGCTGTGTCAGCCGCAAAATTGATCGTCTGCGTTTGCAGATACCCAGCTTCGCCTGTGTGCCTGGCTGTCACGACTGTTGTGGCCCGGTCACGGCATCGTCTGAAGAAATGTCACGCCTGCCGGTTAAAACCGATGCGGAGCATGATGCTGCGCTGGCGGAATACAACTGCGTGCATCTTGGTCCAAACGGCTGTGAGGTGTACGACCAGCGCCCGCTTATTTGCCGACTATTCGGCACCACCGAAAGCCTGCCTTGCCCTCGAGGGCAACGCCCTGAAGAGTGGATCGAGCCTGCAGTGGAGCGGCAGGTGCATCAACTGATTGCCAGCACCCGCCAGGTCTTAGTGTGA
- a CDS encoding c-type cytochrome gives MNLIKKMLVAPAAVLALWAVTAQATTDEAIAERLKPVGEVCIQGEECKGVGAVAVAAGGGARSADDIIAKHCNACHSTGLLGAPKIGDTAAWKERADHQGGLDGILAKAITGINAMPPKGTCADCSDDELRGAIQKMSGL, from the coding sequence GTGAATCTGATTAAGAAAATGCTGGTGGCACCAGCTGCTGTATTGGCCCTGTGGGCAGTGACTGCTCAGGCCACGACTGATGAGGCTATTGCCGAACGTCTGAAGCCGGTTGGTGAAGTATGTATCCAGGGCGAAGAGTGCAAAGGCGTTGGCGCCGTTGCCGTAGCTGCTGGTGGTGGCGCACGTAGCGCTGACGACATCATCGCCAAGCATTGCAATGCTTGCCATAGCACTGGCCTGCTGGGTGCACCGAAAATCGGTGACACTGCTGCATGGAAAGAGCGTGCCGATCACCAAGGTGGTCTGGACGGCATCCTCGCTAAAGCTATCACCGGTATCAACGCCATGCCTCCGAAAGGCACCTGCGCTGATTGCTCGGATGACGAGCTGCGTGGTGCTATTCAGAAGATGTCTGGTCTGTAA